Proteins co-encoded in one Cinclus cinclus chromosome Z, bCinCin1.1, whole genome shotgun sequence genomic window:
- the LMBRD2 gene encoding G-protein coupled receptor-associated protein LMBRD2, protein MSGAALGLEIVFVFFLALFLLHRYGDFKKQHRLVIVATLLAWYLCFLIVFILPLDVSTTIYNRCKLAVNSSPAESNGSYVTLAPSKQKCFKPWSYIPDGIMPIFWRVVYWTSQFLTWILLPFMQSYARSGGFSITGKIKTALIENAIYYGTYLLIFGAFLIYVAVNPNFNLQWNQLQTIGIAAANTWGLFLLVLLLGYGLVEIPRSHWNGAKRGYLLMKTYFKAAKLMTEKADAEENLEDIMEEVRKVSESIKYNHPLRKCVDTILKKCPTEYQERMGRNMDDYEDFDERQNSYPSEKSLAKLHKQVIYSVQRHRRTQVQWQILLEQAFYLEDVAKNESSATRQFVHTFHSQEPENKIFQYFYTPTVEWYWECLLRPWFYRVLAVVLAMFSVIVVWSECTFFSTKPVLSLFAVFIQLAEKTYNYIYIEMACFLTIFFLSICVYSTVFRIRVFNYYYLASHHQTDAYSLLFSGMLFCRLTPPLCLNFLGLTHMDATISHKNTQPTAYTSIMGSMRVLSFIADGFYIYYPMLVVILCIATYFSLGTRCLNLLGFQQFMGDSEMTSDLIDEGKELIRREKRKRQRQEEGENRRREWKERYGNRDDSTRSRAVHTDQKESSFSETNANRPLSKYTRSNGRTERDRIELLQDAEPLDFNADSVNDDPLESDSGRYQPGGRYLSMSRSKIFDDV, encoded by the exons ATGAGTGGTGCAGCGCTGGGCCTCGAGATAGTGTTTGTCTTTTTCCTGGCCTTATTCCTGCTTCACCGGTATGGAGACTTCAAGAAACAGCATAGGCTAGTGATCGTAGCAACGTTATTGGCTTGGTATCTCTGCTTCCTGATTGTATTCATACTGCCTCTGGATGTCAGTACG ACTATTTATAATCGATGCAAACTTGCGGTTAACTCCAGTCCTGCAGAAAGTAATGGCTCTTACGTTACCCTTGCTCCAAG CAAGCAAAAATGTTTCAAACCCTGGAGTTACATTCCTGATGGAATTATGCCAATTTTCTGGCGTGTTGTATATTGGACATCTCAGTTTTTAACATG GATTCTGCTACCTTTCATGCAGTCATATGCTAGATCGGGAGGGTTCTCCATCACTGGAAAGATTAAAACTGCTTTGATTGAGAATGCCATCTATTATGGCACTTATCTGCTGATTTTTGGAGCGTTTCTAATATATGTGGCTGTAAACCCAAACTTCAATTTACAGTG GAACCAGCTTCAGACTAttggaatagctgctgcaaACACATGGGGTCTGTTCCTTCTTGTGTTGCTTTTGGGTTATGGTTTGGTGGAAATCCCTCGTTCTCACTGGAATGGAGCCAAGAGGGGTTATCTACTCATGAAGACCTACTTCAAAGCTGCCAAACTGATGACTGAAAAAGCAGATGCAGAGGAGAATTTAGAGGATATTATGGAG GAAGTTCGTAAAGTAAGTGAGAGTATCAAATACAACCACCCCTTGAGGAAATGTGTTGATACAATACTGAAAAAG TGCCCTACTGAGTACCAGGAAAGAATGGGTAGGAACATGGATGATTATGAAGATTTTGATGAAAGACAGAACAGTTATCCCAGTGAAAAAAGTTTGGCCAAACTTCACAAGCAG GTAATCTATTCAGTGCAGAGACATCGTCGCACACAGGTCCAGTGGCAAATTCTTTTAGAGCAAGCATTTTACCTGGAAGATGTGgcaaaaaatgaaagcagtgcAACTCGACAGTTTGTTCATACCTTTCATTCCCAGgaaccagaaaataaaattttccagtaTTTCTACACACCAACAGTTG agtGGTACTGGGAATGCCTTCTCCGACCATGGTTTTACAGAGTGCTTGCAGTTGTGCTGGCCATGTTCTCTGTAATTGTTGTGTGGTCAGAGTGCACATTTTTCAGCACAAAACCAGTTCTGTCACTATTTGCGGTTTTCATACAGCTGGCGGAAAAGACatataattatatatacataGAG atggCCTGTTTTCTTACCATCTTTTTCTTAAGTATCTGTGTTTACTCCACTGTCTTCAGGATCCGTGTATTTAACTATTATTACTTAGCTTCACATCATCAGACAGATGCATACAGTCTCCTTTTCAGTGGCAT GTTATTTTGCCGTCTTACTCCACCGTTGTGCTTGAACTTTCTGGGCTTGACCCATATGGATGCAACAATCTCTCACAAAAACACTCAGCCAACTGCTTATACATCT ATAATGGGATCCATGAGAGTGCTGTCCTTCATTGCAGATGGATTCTATATATATTACCCAATGCTTGTTGTCATTCTCTGTATTGCTACATACTTCAG TTTAGGAACTCGTTGTTTGAATCTTTTGGGATTCCAGCAGTTCATGGGTGATAGCGAAATGACCTCTGATTTGATTGATGAAGGAAAAGAGCTAATCAGAAGAG agaaaaggAAACGACAGAGACAGGAAGAAGGTGAAAACAGAAGAAGG GAGTGGAAGGAGCGGTATGGAAATAGAGACGATTCCACCAGAAGCAGAGCTGTCCACACAGACCAGAAAGAATCCAGCTTCTCAGAGACAAATGCCAATAGAC CACTATCAAAGTATACCCGTTCAAACGGTAGGACTGAAAGAGATAGAATAGAACTCCTCCAGGATGCAGAACCTTTGGATTTTAATGCAGACTCTGTTAATGATGACCCCCTTGAATCGGACTCAGGAAG GTACCAGCCTGGTGGAAGATACCTGTCAATGTCTCGAAGTAAAATATTTGATGATGTCTAA